One window of Enterobacter sp. RHBSTW-00175 genomic DNA carries:
- a CDS encoding type VI secretion system tube protein TssD: MAIPGNMWLYDDGGTLIKGGCDVQHREYSIEFKGFHHNLSTPTDNLTGQPTGKRIHSPMMIVKEFDYSSPYLYKAVATGQALQKAELKFYKINDAGLEAEYFNILLEGVRIVSVSPAMAAPGDNNNNHLETVELRYEKITWKHNDGNIIFSDAWNERATA, from the coding sequence ATGGCTATTCCAGGCAATATGTGGTTGTACGATGATGGCGGCACGCTTATCAAAGGCGGTTGTGATGTGCAGCACAGAGAATACAGCATTGAGTTCAAAGGGTTTCATCATAATCTTTCGACGCCAACCGATAACCTGACAGGTCAACCTACTGGTAAACGTATCCACTCTCCGATGATGATCGTAAAGGAATTCGATTACTCATCACCCTATCTCTATAAAGCCGTCGCCACTGGTCAGGCTCTGCAAAAAGCCGAACTCAAGTTCTATAAGATTAATGACGCTGGTCTGGAAGCGGAATACTTCAATATTCTTCTTGAAGGCGTGCGGATAGTTTCTGTATCACCTGCCATGGCCGCTCCGGGCGACAACAATAACAATCACCTCGAAACTGTTGAATTGCGCTATGAGAAAATTACGTGGAAGCATAACGACGGCAATATTATTTTCTCTGACGCATGGAATGAACGGGCGACGGCTTAA
- a CDS encoding MFS transporter, producing MSRTTTIDIAPASDIDDLPPASQPVQFIKRGTPQFMRVTLALFSAGLATFALLYCVQPILPVLSHEFGVSPASSSISLSISTGMLAIGLLFTGPLSDAIGRKQVMVTALMLASVCTLLSTMMTSWHGILVMRALIGLSLSGVAAVGMTYLSEEIHPSFVAFSMGLYISGNSIGGMSGRLLSGVFTDFFNWRIALAVIGCFALASALMFWKILPESRHFRPTSLRPKTLFINFRLHWRDKGLPRLFLTGFLLMGSFVTLFNYIGYRLMLSPWHLSQAVVGLLSVAYLTGTWSSPKAGAMTARFGRGPVMLVSTGVMLLGLLMTLFSSLWMIFAGMLLFSAGFFAAHSVASSWIGPRARRAKGQASSLYLFSYYLGSSIAGTLGGVFWHNYGWNGVGGFIALMLCMALLVGSSLHRRLK from the coding sequence GTGAGTCGTACAACAACCATTGATATCGCGCCGGCAAGCGATATCGATGATTTACCCCCAGCATCACAGCCGGTTCAGTTCATTAAACGTGGTACTCCTCAATTTATGCGCGTCACGCTGGCGCTCTTCTCAGCAGGCCTGGCAACCTTTGCCCTGCTGTATTGCGTTCAGCCTATTCTGCCGGTCTTGTCCCATGAATTTGGCGTATCCCCTGCCAGCAGCAGTATTTCGCTCTCAATTTCCACCGGGATGCTGGCTATCGGTTTGCTGTTTACCGGGCCACTTTCAGATGCCATTGGCCGCAAGCAGGTTATGGTAACGGCATTAATGCTGGCCTCCGTCTGTACGCTGCTTTCAACCATGATGACCAGCTGGCACGGCATCCTGGTGATGCGTGCCCTGATTGGTTTATCGCTTAGCGGGGTCGCTGCGGTCGGGATGACCTACCTCAGCGAAGAGATCCACCCCAGTTTTGTGGCCTTCTCGATGGGGCTGTATATCAGTGGTAACTCGATCGGTGGAATGAGCGGACGCTTGCTGAGCGGGGTGTTTACGGACTTCTTTAACTGGCGTATTGCGCTGGCGGTCATTGGCTGCTTTGCCCTGGCCTCTGCGCTGATGTTCTGGAAAATTCTGCCTGAATCACGCCATTTCCGCCCGACGTCCCTGCGTCCGAAAACGCTGTTTATCAACTTCCGTCTGCACTGGCGCGATAAAGGGCTGCCGCGGCTGTTCCTGACCGGCTTTCTGTTGATGGGTTCGTTCGTGACCTTGTTCAACTATATTGGTTATCGGCTGATGCTCTCTCCGTGGCATCTTAGCCAGGCGGTGGTCGGCCTGCTCTCTGTCGCCTATCTCACCGGCACCTGGAGCTCACCCAAAGCCGGGGCGATGACCGCGCGCTTTGGACGTGGCCCGGTTATGCTGGTCTCAACAGGCGTGATGCTGCTCGGTCTGCTGATGACGCTGTTCTCCTCGCTGTGGATGATTTTCGCCGGGATGCTGCTCTTCTCCGCAGGCTTCTTCGCCGCACACTCGGTCGCCAGCAGCTGGATTGGCCCACGCGCGCGCCGCGCCAAAGGCCAGGCCTCATCGCTGTACTTGTTCAGCTATTATCTGGGATCCAGTATCGCCGGGACGCTCGGCGGTGTGTTCTGGCATAACTACGGCTGGAACGGTGTGGGCGGGTTTATTGCGCTGATGCTGTGTATGGCGCTGCTGGTGGGGAGTAGCCTTCACCGGCGTTTGAAATAA
- a CDS encoding LysR family transcriptional regulator, which produces MNIELRHLRYFIAVAEELHFGRAAARLNISQPPLSQQIQILEQQIGARLLARTNRSVSLTAAGKQFLVDSRQILSMVDDAAARAERLYLGEAGELRIGFTSSAPFISAVSATLSSFRRHFPDVHIQTREINTREQIAPLNEGSLDLGLMRNTQLPDSLEWQVILREPLMAMIPHDHPLASRATVSLAELAKEPFVFFDPQVGTGLYDDILGLMRRYGLTPTITQEVGEAMTIIGLVAAGLGVSILPASFKRVQLREMRWVAIEEDDAISEMWLVWSKHRELSHAAQRFKTQLMTASRGRNV; this is translated from the coding sequence ATGAATATCGAACTGCGTCACCTGCGCTACTTTATTGCCGTGGCAGAAGAGCTGCATTTTGGTCGCGCTGCTGCCCGTCTGAATATCTCCCAGCCACCGTTAAGCCAGCAAATTCAGATCCTGGAGCAGCAAATTGGGGCGCGCTTACTGGCACGGACTAACCGCAGTGTGAGCCTGACGGCAGCGGGGAAACAGTTTCTTGTCGATAGCCGCCAGATCCTGAGCATGGTCGATGACGCTGCCGCCAGGGCAGAGCGACTCTACCTGGGGGAGGCCGGTGAACTGCGCATTGGTTTTACCTCATCCGCCCCCTTTATCAGCGCGGTATCGGCCACGCTTTCGTCGTTTCGCCGTCATTTCCCGGATGTCCATATTCAGACCCGTGAAATCAACACCCGCGAACAAATCGCCCCGCTGAATGAAGGCTCGCTTGACCTGGGCCTGATGCGAAACACCCAGCTGCCGGACTCGCTTGAATGGCAGGTTATCCTGCGTGAGCCGCTGATGGCGATGATCCCGCATGATCACCCGCTGGCCTCGCGCGCCACGGTATCACTGGCTGAACTGGCTAAAGAGCCGTTCGTCTTTTTCGACCCGCAGGTAGGAACCGGGTTATATGACGACATTCTGGGGCTGATGCGTCGTTACGGTCTTACCCCGACAATTACGCAAGAAGTGGGCGAGGCGATGACCATTATCGGCCTGGTAGCCGCCGGGCTTGGCGTTTCTATCCTTCCAGCTTCGTTTAAGCGGGTACAGTTGCGGGAAATGCGCTGGGTGGCCATTGAGGAGGACGATGCCATTTCTGAGATGTGGCTGGTATGGTCAAAACACCGGGAACTCAGTCATGCGGCACAGCGTTTCAAAACGCAGCTGATGACGGCTTCGCGGGGGCGAAATGTTTAA
- the mlc gene encoding sugar metabolism global transcriptional regulator Mlc gives MVADSQPGHIDQIKQTNAGAVYRLIDQLGPVSRIDLSRLAQLAPASITKIVREMLEAHLVQETEIQEPGSRGRPAVGLVVETEAWHYLSLRISRGEIFLALRDLSSKLVVEDRLELPLDTEQSLLDAILTHIDQFFIRHQQRLERLTAIAITMPGIIDTENGIVHRMPFYDGVKEMPLGEVLKNHTGVPVYIQHDISAWTMAEALFGASRGARDVIQVVIDHNVGAGVITDGRLLHAGSSSLVEIGHTQVDPYGKRCYCGNHGCLETIASVESVMELAQVRLSQSMSSTLHGQPLTVDALCAAARQGDLLAKDIITGVGNNVGRILAIMVNLFNPQKILIGSPLSQAADILFPAISDCIRQQSLPAYSKNIVVESTQFSNQGTMAGAALVKDAMYNGSLLIRLLQG, from the coding sequence GTGGTTGCTGATAGTCAGCCAGGGCACATTGATCAGATTAAGCAGACCAACGCTGGCGCGGTTTATCGCCTGATTGATCAGCTTGGTCCGGTTTCGCGTATCGATCTTTCGCGCCTGGCACAACTGGCACCTGCCAGTATTACCAAAATTGTTCGTGAAATGCTGGAAGCACATCTGGTTCAGGAGACCGAAATTCAGGAGCCGGGCAGCCGTGGCCGCCCTGCGGTGGGGCTGGTGGTGGAAACCGAGGCGTGGCACTACCTGTCGCTGCGTATCAGCCGTGGCGAAATTTTCCTCGCCCTGCGCGATCTGAGCAGCAAACTGGTGGTTGAAGACCGCCTGGAGCTGCCGCTTGATACAGAACAGTCACTTCTGGACGCGATCCTCACGCATATTGACCAGTTCTTTATTCGCCATCAGCAGCGTCTTGAGCGCTTAACGGCGATTGCCATCACCATGCCGGGTATCATCGACACGGAAAACGGGATTGTGCATCGGATGCCGTTTTACGATGGCGTCAAAGAGATGCCGCTTGGCGAAGTGCTGAAAAACCATACCGGCGTGCCGGTCTATATTCAGCACGATATCAGTGCCTGGACGATGGCAGAGGCGCTGTTTGGCGCATCCCGCGGCGCACGCGACGTTATTCAGGTGGTTATCGATCATAACGTGGGAGCCGGAGTCATCACTGATGGTCGTCTGCTTCATGCCGGTAGCAGCAGCCTGGTGGAAATTGGCCATACTCAGGTCGATCCCTATGGTAAGCGCTGCTACTGCGGTAACCACGGATGCCTGGAAACCATCGCCAGCGTTGAAAGCGTGATGGAACTCGCGCAGGTGCGACTGAGCCAGTCGATGAGTTCTACGTTGCATGGCCAGCCGTTAACGGTTGATGCCCTGTGTGCGGCGGCGAGGCAGGGCGATCTGCTGGCAAAAGATATCATCACCGGTGTGGGCAATAACGTCGGCCGCATTCTCGCCATCATGGTGAATTTGTTTAACCCGCAAAAGATATTGATTGGCTCACCGCTCAGCCAGGCGGCGGACATCCTGTTCCCGGCTATTTCAGATTGCATTCGCCAGCAGTCACTCCCTGCATACAGTAAGAATATCGTGGTCGAAAGCACCCAGTTCTCGAACCAGGGAACCATGGCCGGTGCGGCGCTGGTAAAAGACGCCATGTACAACGGTTCGTTACTGATTCGTTTGCTCCAGGGCTAA
- the bioD gene encoding dethiobiotin synthase, which produces MLKRFFVTGTDTSVGKTVVSRALLQALAANGKHVAGYKPVAKGSKETPEGLRNKDALVLQSVSTLELPYHAVNPIALSEDESSVAHSGLINYTLLSDGLANLSEKVDHVVVEGTGGWRSLMNDLRPLSEWVVQEQLPVIMVVGIQEGCINHALLTAQAIANDGLPLMGWVANRINPGLAHYAEIIDVLSKKLPAPLVGELPYLPRAEQRELSQYINLSALGRMLSVDRVVA; this is translated from the coding sequence ATGCTTAAGCGTTTCTTTGTAACGGGTACTGATACCTCTGTCGGCAAGACCGTTGTGTCCCGTGCTTTGCTGCAAGCCCTGGCGGCAAACGGTAAACATGTAGCAGGGTACAAACCGGTCGCAAAAGGCAGTAAAGAGACGCCTGAAGGACTGCGTAATAAAGATGCGCTGGTCCTGCAAAGTGTCTCAACGCTGGAATTGCCGTATCACGCCGTAAATCCTATCGCGTTAAGCGAAGATGAGAGCAGCGTGGCGCACAGCGGCCTTATCAATTACACCCTTTTGTCAGACGGCCTGGCAAACCTGAGTGAAAAGGTTGACCACGTTGTTGTCGAGGGGACGGGCGGCTGGCGCAGCCTGATGAACGATTTGCGCCCGCTGTCAGAATGGGTTGTTCAGGAACAACTGCCGGTCATTATGGTGGTGGGCATTCAGGAAGGGTGCATCAACCATGCATTGTTGACAGCACAGGCGATTGCCAATGACGGCCTGCCATTGATGGGGTGGGTAGCAAACCGCATCAATCCGGGGTTGGCGCATTACGCTGAAATTATCGATGTGCTGAGCAAAAAACTGCCTGCGCCATTAGTTGGCGAGTTGCCTTATCTGCCCCGTGCCGAACAGCGCGAGCTATCGCAGTATATCAATCTCTCCGCGCTCGGTAGGATGTTGTCCGTAGATAGAGTCGTGGCGTAA
- the clcB gene encoding voltage-gated ClC-type chloride channel ClcB — protein MQRLHTYPDIRAMFRRFLIATLTGVLAALAVAVFRHAMFLLEWLFLANQSGSLVNAAGALSPLRRALTPALGGLAAGLLLWGWQRLTAQRPQAPTDYMEALETGDGQFDYGASLVKSLASLLVVSSGSAIGREGAMILLAALAASFFAQRFTPKSEWKLWIACGAAAGMASAYHAPLAGSLFIAEILFGTLMLASLGPVVIAAVVALLTTRLLSPGASTLYEVHLSDTLTAVDYALMLGMGLLAGVCGPLLMWLMNASHALFLRLKLSPPFQLALGGLIVGLLSLLTPKVWGNGYSVVQAFLLSPPLLAVIAGVFICKLLAVLASSGSGAPGGVFTPTLFVGMATGMLFAQIFALWFPGSETAILLGLAGMATLLAATTHAPIMSALMVCEMTGQYSLLPGLLVACVIASVLSRTLRHDSIYGQHPTERGEIDILR, from the coding sequence ATGCAACGTCTTCATACTTACCCCGACATTCGCGCCATGTTTCGCCGGTTCCTGATTGCCACTCTTACAGGCGTGCTGGCCGCGTTGGCTGTTGCTGTTTTTCGCCACGCGATGTTTCTGCTTGAATGGCTGTTTCTGGCTAACCAGAGCGGCAGCCTGGTGAATGCTGCGGGCGCACTTTCCCCCTTGAGACGGGCACTCACGCCGGCACTGGGTGGGCTGGCGGCGGGGTTATTGCTGTGGGGATGGCAACGGCTGACCGCACAACGCCCTCAGGCGCCCACCGATTACATGGAAGCCCTCGAAACGGGCGACGGGCAGTTCGACTACGGTGCCAGCCTTGTTAAATCGCTGGCATCTTTGCTGGTGGTATCCAGCGGCAGCGCCATTGGCCGTGAAGGCGCGATGATCCTGCTTGCGGCGCTCGCCGCATCGTTTTTTGCCCAACGCTTCACCCCGAAATCAGAATGGAAATTGTGGATTGCCTGCGGTGCCGCGGCCGGGATGGCCAGCGCCTACCATGCGCCGCTGGCCGGAAGCCTGTTCATCGCGGAGATTTTGTTTGGCACGCTGATGCTGGCCTCACTTGGTCCGGTGGTGATTGCGGCCGTTGTGGCATTGCTCACCACGCGTCTGCTCAGCCCGGGTGCCAGTACGCTCTATGAGGTGCATCTTAGCGACACGCTGACCGCCGTTGATTATGCGCTCATGCTGGGGATGGGACTGCTGGCGGGCGTGTGTGGCCCGTTGCTGATGTGGCTGATGAACGCCAGCCACGCTCTTTTTCTGCGGCTCAAGCTCTCGCCGCCGTTCCAGCTTGCGCTTGGCGGCCTGATTGTCGGGCTGTTGTCGCTACTGACGCCAAAAGTCTGGGGCAATGGTTACAGCGTGGTACAGGCATTTCTGCTCTCCCCGCCGTTGCTGGCGGTAATTGCCGGGGTCTTTATCTGCAAATTGCTGGCGGTGCTGGCAAGCAGCGGTTCGGGCGCGCCGGGCGGGGTGTTCACCCCGACACTGTTCGTCGGTATGGCGACAGGAATGCTGTTTGCGCAGATCTTCGCGCTATGGTTTCCCGGTTCAGAAACCGCGATTTTGCTGGGGCTGGCGGGAATGGCAACGCTGCTGGCGGCCACCACACATGCACCGATTATGTCGGCACTGATGGTCTGTGAAATGACCGGACAGTATTCGCTGCTGCCCGGTTTACTGGTTGCCTGTGTGATTGCCTCGGTGCTGTCGAGAACGTTACGCCACGACTCTATCTACGGACAACATCCTACCGAGCGCGGAGAGATTGATATACTGCGATAG
- the osmV gene encoding osmoprotectant ABC transporter ATP-binding protein OsmV codes for MIKLENLSKHFSQKEGLTVKAVDNVNLNVPEGEMCVLLGPSGCGKTTTLKMINRLITPSSGTILINGEDTSTMDTVTLRRNIGYVIQQIGLFPNMTIEENITVVPRMLGWDKTRCKTRAQELMDMVAMDPHKFLNRYPREMSGGQQQRIGVIRALAADPPVLLMDEPFGAVDPINREVIQNQFLEMQRKLKKTVMLVSHDIDEALKLGDRIAVFRQGRIVQCASPDELLAKPANEFVGSFVGQDRTLKRLLLVSAGDVTDQQPTITAREATPLPEAFATMDDNDIRAITVVDDQGKPLGFVKRREARNTSGTCRDILHPFRMTGKAEDNLRVVLSRLYESNASWMPIVDEDGRYNGEISQDYIAEYLSSGRTRRALNISSES; via the coding sequence ATGATAAAACTGGAAAATCTCAGCAAACACTTTTCACAGAAAGAAGGGCTGACCGTGAAGGCTGTCGACAACGTCAACCTGAATGTCCCCGAAGGGGAAATGTGCGTCCTGCTTGGCCCTTCCGGGTGCGGGAAAACCACAACCCTGAAGATGATTAACCGCCTGATAACCCCCAGCAGCGGGACGATCCTCATCAACGGCGAAGACACCAGCACCATGGATACCGTCACCCTGCGCCGCAACATTGGTTACGTCATCCAGCAAATCGGTCTGTTCCCGAATATGACCATTGAAGAGAACATTACCGTGGTGCCGCGCATGTTGGGCTGGGACAAAACCCGCTGTAAAACCCGCGCGCAAGAGCTGATGGACATGGTGGCGATGGATCCGCATAAGTTCCTGAACCGCTATCCCCGTGAGATGTCCGGCGGGCAACAGCAGCGTATCGGGGTGATCCGCGCTCTGGCGGCAGATCCGCCAGTGTTGCTGATGGATGAACCTTTCGGCGCCGTCGACCCGATTAACCGTGAGGTGATCCAGAATCAGTTCCTGGAGATGCAGCGTAAGCTGAAAAAGACGGTAATGCTGGTGAGCCACGATATCGATGAAGCGCTAAAACTTGGCGACCGGATCGCCGTCTTCCGTCAGGGGCGGATAGTTCAGTGCGCCAGCCCGGACGAGCTGCTGGCGAAACCGGCGAATGAGTTTGTCGGCTCGTTTGTCGGGCAGGACAGAACCCTGAAGCGCCTGCTGCTGGTTTCTGCCGGTGATGTGACCGATCAGCAGCCTACCATCACGGCGCGTGAAGCGACGCCACTGCCAGAAGCCTTTGCCACAATGGATGACAACGATATCCGCGCCATTACCGTGGTGGATGACCAGGGTAAACCGCTGGGCTTTGTGAAGCGCCGTGAAGCGCGGAACACCAGCGGAACGTGCCGCGATATCTTGCACCCGTTCCGCATGACGGGCAAAGCCGAAGATAACCTGCGCGTGGTGTTGTCTCGTCTGTACGAGAGCAACGCCAGCTGGATGCCGATTGTCGATGAAGATGGGCGCTATAACGGAGAAATTTCTCAGGATTACATTGCAGAGTACCTGAGCTCAGGGCGCACACGTCGGGCGCTGAATATTTCTAGCGAGAGCTGA
- the osmW gene encoding osmoprotectant ABC transporter permease OsmW codes for MDTVHYILDNWSYLLTLTLQHLWLVALAVGLAIITGVPLGILIVRHKWLATPVLGVATLVLTIPSIALFGLMIPLFSLIGQGIGALPAITAVFLYSLLPIVRNTHTALDSLPPGLREAGRGIGMTFWQRLRWVEIPMALPVIFGGIRTAVVMNIGVMAIAAVIGAGGLGLLLLNGIGGSDIRMLIAGALMICLLAIVLDWLLHRLQVVLTPKGIR; via the coding sequence ATGGATACCGTTCATTACATCCTTGATAACTGGAGCTACCTGTTAACCCTGACGCTACAGCACCTGTGGCTGGTGGCGCTCGCCGTTGGCTTAGCCATCATCACCGGCGTGCCGCTGGGTATTTTGATTGTCCGCCATAAATGGCTGGCCACGCCCGTACTCGGTGTTGCCACTCTTGTGCTGACGATTCCTTCTATTGCCCTGTTCGGCCTGATGATCCCGCTCTTTTCGCTGATCGGTCAGGGTATTGGTGCCCTGCCCGCTATTACGGCGGTGTTCCTCTACTCGTTACTGCCGATTGTGCGCAACACCCATACCGCGCTCGACAGCCTGCCGCCGGGCTTGCGGGAAGCAGGACGCGGCATCGGTATGACCTTCTGGCAGCGCCTGCGTTGGGTCGAAATTCCAATGGCGCTGCCGGTGATTTTCGGCGGGATCCGCACCGCCGTGGTGATGAATATTGGGGTCATGGCGATTGCCGCCGTCATCGGCGCGGGCGGGCTGGGCCTGCTGTTGCTTAACGGCATTGGCGGCAGCGATATCCGAATGTTGATTGCGGGCGCACTGATGATTTGTCTTTTAGCGATTGTGCTCGACTGGCTGCTGCATCGCCTCCAGGTCGTGCTGACTCCAAAGGGGATTCGATAA
- the osmX gene encoding osmoprotectant ABC transporter substrate-binding protein OsmX has translation MRLLSGLTALCAAALFSSQTLAAPLILATKSFTEQHILSAMTVQYLQKKGFQVQPQTNIATVISRNAMINKQIDMTWEYTGTSLIIFNHINKRMSPQESYETVKRLDAKHGLVWLKPANMNNTYAFAMQRKRAEAEHINTLSELAAKIEQIRKTDPDNNWLLGLDLEFAGRSDGMKPLQAAYNMALDRPQIRQMDPGLVYNAVRDGFVDAGLIYTTDGRVKGFDLKVQEDDKGFFPSYAVTPVVRKDTLAANPGLEEALDTLSGQLNNDVITELNKKVDIDHQSPQQVARDFLRSKQML, from the coding sequence ATGAGATTACTTTCCGGCCTCACGGCGCTCTGTGCTGCGGCGCTTTTTTCCAGCCAGACGCTCGCCGCGCCACTGATTCTGGCGACCAAGAGCTTTACCGAACAGCATATTCTCTCGGCTATGACCGTACAGTACCTGCAAAAGAAGGGCTTTCAGGTGCAGCCGCAAACCAATATCGCAACGGTGATTTCCCGTAACGCGATGATCAATAAGCAGATTGATATGACCTGGGAGTACACAGGTACGTCCCTCATCATCTTTAACCACATCAACAAACGCATGTCGCCGCAGGAATCTTACGAGACGGTAAAACGCCTGGACGCGAAGCACGGTCTGGTCTGGCTCAAACCCGCGAATATGAACAACACCTATGCCTTTGCCATGCAGCGTAAGCGCGCCGAGGCCGAGCACATCAATACCCTGTCGGAGTTAGCGGCCAAGATTGAGCAGATCCGAAAAACCGACCCGGACAACAACTGGCTGCTGGGTTTAGACCTGGAATTTGCCGGGCGCAGCGACGGGATGAAGCCCCTACAGGCAGCGTACAACATGGCGCTGGATCGCCCGCAAATCCGTCAGATGGATCCGGGGCTGGTTTATAACGCCGTGCGCGATGGCTTTGTCGATGCCGGGCTGATTTACACCACCGACGGGCGCGTGAAGGGTTTTGACCTCAAGGTACAGGAAGACGATAAAGGCTTCTTCCCGAGCTACGCGGTGACCCCTGTGGTGCGCAAAGACACGCTGGCGGCCAATCCCGGGCTGGAAGAGGCGCTGGATACCCTTTCGGGCCAGCTCAACAACGACGTTATCACCGAACTGAATAAAAAAGTGGATATCGATCATCAGTCACCGCAGCAGGTCGCCCGTGATTTCCTGCGTAGCAAACAGATGCTGTAG
- the osmY gene encoding osmoprotectant ABC transporter permease OsmY, giving the protein MHASLLKRSLLFIAAIIAVLALLIWGIGLETIKARQVDLLYLGQQHLILVFSSMFFALLIGIPGGILLSRPAARGIAEYVMQIFNVGNTLPPLAVLALAMVVIGIGDKPAVIALFLASLLPIVRNTYAGLCSVPASLLEAANGIGMTRRQRLLQIEIPNAWSVMLSGIRIATAINVGTAPLAFLIGASSYGELIFPGIYLNDFPTLILGAAATALFALILDTLLAALGRVMSPHLAR; this is encoded by the coding sequence ATGCACGCGTCATTACTAAAACGTTCTCTGCTTTTTATCGCCGCCATTATCGCTGTCCTTGCTCTTCTGATCTGGGGCATTGGGCTTGAGACAATCAAAGCGCGCCAGGTTGATTTGCTCTACCTCGGGCAGCAGCACCTGATACTGGTTTTCTCGTCGATGTTCTTCGCTCTGCTGATTGGCATCCCAGGCGGGATCTTGCTGAGTCGCCCCGCAGCACGCGGGATAGCAGAATACGTGATGCAAATCTTTAACGTGGGCAATACCCTGCCGCCGCTGGCCGTTCTGGCACTGGCGATGGTGGTGATCGGCATTGGCGATAAACCTGCCGTTATCGCGCTGTTCCTGGCGTCTCTGCTGCCGATTGTGCGAAACACCTACGCCGGATTGTGCTCGGTTCCAGCGTCCTTGCTGGAAGCCGCGAACGGCATCGGAATGACGCGGCGGCAACGTCTGCTTCAGATCGAAATCCCCAACGCCTGGTCGGTGATGCTCTCCGGTATTCGCATTGCCACAGCGATCAACGTAGGTACGGCACCATTGGCCTTCCTGATTGGTGCCAGCAGCTACGGTGAGCTGATTTTTCCCGGCATCTACCTTAACGATTTCCCGACGCTGATTTTAGGCGCAGCGGCCACCGCCCTGTTCGCCCTTATCCTCGATACCCTGCTGGCTGCGCTGGGTCGCGTGATGAGTCCGCATCTCGCTCGATAA
- a CDS encoding NAD-dependent epimerase/dehydratase family protein: MQTILGASGQIARELARELKRDYTDDLRLVSRHPQKVNDSDETFAADLLDAQQTRNAVKGSDTVYFAAGLPPDSALWERQFPAMLKNVLEATRMAGAKFVYFDNTYMYPQSNAPQTEETCFAPRGRKGKVRAEMADRVLDEMKRAEIPVLIGRAPEFYGPGKTQSLTNALILDKLKSGKQPRVPVRDYKLRTLIWTPDASRALAVLGNTPDAYGQSWHLPCCDDRLTYQQFVTLACDIFGQQADYSVISKLAFTVAGVVSKGAREIRELLPRYEFDNLFESAKFKQRFPDFAVTTYREGLEKIRQEWNKSGTL, from the coding sequence ATGCAAACCATTCTGGGCGCCAGCGGGCAAATTGCCCGCGAACTGGCCCGCGAGTTAAAGCGCGATTACACCGATGACCTGCGACTGGTCAGCCGCCATCCGCAGAAAGTTAACGACAGCGATGAGACGTTCGCCGCCGATCTGCTCGATGCGCAGCAAACCCGGAACGCGGTGAAAGGCAGTGATACGGTCTATTTTGCCGCCGGTTTGCCGCCCGACTCCGCCCTGTGGGAGCGACAGTTCCCGGCCATGCTGAAAAATGTCCTTGAAGCCACCCGAATGGCCGGGGCCAAATTCGTCTATTTTGACAATACCTATATGTACCCCCAGAGCAACGCACCGCAAACCGAAGAGACATGCTTTGCCCCGCGCGGGCGAAAAGGAAAAGTGCGGGCAGAGATGGCAGACAGAGTGCTTGATGAGATGAAACGTGCAGAGATCCCCGTTCTTATCGGACGTGCGCCCGAGTTTTACGGGCCCGGAAAGACGCAAAGCCTCACCAATGCGCTGATCCTCGACAAACTCAAAAGCGGCAAACAGCCGCGCGTTCCGGTACGTGACTATAAACTCCGCACGCTCATCTGGACACCTGACGCCAGCCGCGCGCTGGCCGTGCTGGGCAATACGCCCGACGCCTACGGTCAGAGCTGGCATTTGCCCTGCTGCGATGACCGTCTTACCTACCAGCAATTTGTCACGCTCGCCTGTGACATCTTCGGCCAGCAGGCGGATTACAGCGTCATCAGTAAACTGGCGTTTACTGTGGCAGGAGTCGTTTCGAAGGGTGCCCGTGAAATACGCGAACTGCTGCCGAGGTATGAGTTTGATAACCTGTTTGAGTCAGCAAAATTTAAACAGCGCTTCCCCGATTTCGCCGTCACCACCTACCGTGAAGGGCTGGAGAAAATCAGGCAGGAATGGAACAAGTCCGGCACGTTGTAA